One Leucobacter muris DNA segment encodes these proteins:
- a CDS encoding GNAT family N-acetyltransferase, which yields MEAAVGFEAARAGDAAQIAALVRAAYEPYVSRIGREPAPMRTDYAAAVEAGGVLVARLEGRILGVLVTEARPDHLLVENVAVAPEARGLGIGATLLERADEEARSLGLVETRLYTNARMTENLAYYPRRGFREVERRTEDGFDRVYFARPVADRAG from the coding sequence GTGGAGGCGGCGGTGGGGTTCGAGGCGGCGCGAGCCGGCGATGCGGCGCAGATCGCAGCGCTCGTGCGGGCCGCCTATGAGCCCTACGTATCGCGCATCGGGCGCGAGCCCGCGCCCATGCGCACCGACTACGCGGCCGCCGTCGAGGCGGGCGGGGTGCTCGTGGCGCGGCTCGAGGGGAGGATCCTCGGGGTGCTCGTGACGGAGGCGCGCCCGGATCATCTGCTCGTCGAGAACGTCGCCGTCGCGCCCGAGGCCCGGGGGCTCGGGATCGGGGCCACGCTGCTCGAGCGCGCCGACGAGGAGGCGCGCTCGCTCGGCCTCGTCGAGACGAGGCTCTACACGAACGCGAGGATGACGGAGAACCTCGCCTACTATCCGCGGCGCGGATTCCGGGAGGTGGAGCGCCGCACGGAGGACGGCTTCGACCGGGTCTACTTCGCTCGACCCGTCGCCGACCGCGCGGGGTGA
- the nrdE gene encoding class 1b ribonucleoside-diphosphate reductase subunit alpha: protein MEAGHESSKISDMDFHSLNAMLNLYDADGKIQFDKDREAARQYFLQHVNQNTVFFHSFEERIRYLLDNDYYERELIEQYPIDFIEQLRDEAFAMKFRFPTFLGAFKFFTSYALKTFDGKRYLERFEDRVVMVALGLAQGDHELARGIMREIISGRFQPATPTFLNLGKAQRGELVSCFLLRIEDNMESISRGINSSLQLSKRGGGVALLLSNIRESGAPIKKIENQSSGIIPVMKLLEDSFSYANQLGARQGAGAVYLNAHHPDIMRFLDTKRENADEKIRIKTLSLGVVVPDITFELAKNNEDMYLFSPYDVERVYGVPFGDLSISEKYYEMVNDARIKKYKINARHFFQTIAELQFESGYPYIVFEDTVNRANPIKGRINMSNLCSEILQVNTPTTYHEDLSYDQIGKDISCNLGSMNIAAAMDGGDLGGTVDLAIRALTAVSDMSHITSVRSIEDGNEQSHAIGLGQMNLHGYLAREHVHYGSEEGIDFTNIYFYTVLFHALSASNRISIELGRTFGGFEDSKYASGEFFDKYTEQPWVPATERVREMFANAGIEIPTQDDWRELKASVMQHGIYNQNLQAVPPTGSISYINNSTSSIHPIASKIEIRKEGKLGRVYYPAPFMTNENLEYYQDAYEIGAEKIIDTYAAATQHVDQGLSLTLFFKDTATTRDINRAQIYAWRKGIKTIYYIRLRQLALEGTDMSECVSCML, encoded by the coding sequence ATGGAGGCCGGCCACGAGTCGTCGAAGATCAGCGACATGGATTTCCACTCGCTGAACGCGATGCTCAACCTGTACGACGCCGACGGCAAGATCCAGTTCGACAAGGATCGCGAGGCCGCGCGCCAGTACTTCCTGCAGCATGTCAATCAGAACACGGTGTTCTTCCACTCCTTCGAGGAGCGCATCCGCTACCTGCTCGACAACGACTACTACGAGCGCGAGCTGATCGAGCAGTACCCGATCGACTTCATCGAGCAGCTGCGCGACGAGGCGTTCGCGATGAAGTTCCGCTTCCCGACGTTCCTCGGCGCCTTCAAGTTCTTCACCTCGTACGCCCTCAAGACGTTCGACGGCAAGCGCTACCTCGAGCGCTTCGAGGATCGCGTGGTGATGGTCGCGCTCGGCCTCGCCCAGGGCGACCACGAGCTCGCGCGCGGCATCATGCGCGAGATCATCTCGGGGCGCTTCCAGCCCGCGACCCCCACCTTCCTCAACCTGGGCAAGGCCCAGCGCGGCGAGCTCGTCTCCTGCTTCCTGCTACGCATCGAAGACAACATGGAGTCGATCTCGCGCGGCATCAACTCGTCGCTGCAGCTCTCGAAGCGCGGCGGCGGCGTCGCCCTGCTGCTCTCGAACATCCGCGAGTCGGGCGCTCCCATCAAGAAGATCGAGAACCAGTCCTCCGGCATCATCCCCGTGATGAAGCTGCTCGAGGACAGCTTCAGCTACGCCAATCAGCTCGGCGCGCGCCAGGGCGCCGGCGCGGTGTACCTGAACGCGCACCACCCCGACATCATGCGCTTCCTCGACACGAAGCGCGAGAACGCCGACGAGAAGATCCGCATCAAGACCCTCTCGCTGGGCGTCGTGGTGCCCGACATCACCTTCGAGCTCGCGAAGAACAACGAGGACATGTACCTGTTCTCGCCCTACGACGTCGAGCGCGTCTACGGCGTGCCCTTCGGCGACCTCTCGATCAGCGAGAAGTACTACGAGATGGTCAACGACGCGCGCATCAAGAAGTACAAGATCAACGCGCGCCACTTCTTCCAGACCATCGCCGAGCTGCAGTTCGAGTCGGGCTACCCCTACATCGTGTTCGAGGACACGGTGAACCGGGCCAACCCGATCAAGGGCCGCATCAACATGTCGAACCTGTGCTCCGAGATCCTGCAGGTCAACACCCCGACCACCTACCACGAGGATCTGAGCTACGACCAGATCGGCAAGGACATCTCCTGCAACCTCGGGTCGATGAACATCGCGGCGGCGATGGACGGCGGCGACCTGGGCGGCACCGTCGATCTCGCGATCCGCGCCCTGACCGCGGTGAGCGACATGAGCCACATCACCTCGGTGCGCTCCATCGAGGACGGCAACGAGCAGTCGCACGCCATCGGCCTCGGCCAGATGAATCTGCACGGCTACCTCGCCCGCGAGCACGTGCACTACGGCTCCGAAGAGGGCATCGACTTCACCAACATCTACTTCTACACGGTGCTCTTCCACGCGCTGAGCGCATCGAACCGCATCTCGATCGAGCTGGGCCGCACCTTCGGCGGCTTCGAGGATTCGAAGTACGCGTCGGGCGAGTTCTTCGACAAGTACACCGAGCAGCCCTGGGTCCCGGCCACCGAGCGGGTGCGCGAGATGTTCGCGAACGCGGGCATCGAGATCCCCACCCAGGACGACTGGCGCGAGCTCAAGGCCAGCGTCATGCAGCACGGCATCTACAACCAGAACCTGCAGGCGGTGCCGCCCACCGGCTCGATCTCGTACATCAACAACTCGACCTCGTCGATCCACCCGATCGCCTCGAAGATCGAGATCCGCAAGGAGGGCAAGCTGGGTCGTGTCTACTACCCGGCGCCGTTCATGACGAACGAGAACCTGGAGTACTACCAGGACGCCTACGAGATCGGCGCCGAGAAGATCATCGACACCTACGCCGCGGCCACGCAGCACGTCGACCAGGGCCTCTCGCTCACGCTGTTCTTCAAGGACACGGCGACCACCCGGGACATCAACAGGGCGCAGATCTACGCGTGGCGCAAGGGCATCAAGACGATCTACTACATCCGTCTGCGCCAGCTCGCGCTCGAGGGCACCGACATGTCCGAGTGCGTCAGCTGCATGCTCTGA
- the nrdH gene encoding glutaredoxin-like protein NrdH gives MAITVYTKPSCVQCTATYRALDSKGIEYDVLDLSQDETALETVKELGYLQAPVVVTDDEHWSGFRPDKISELASRLA, from the coding sequence ATGGCCATCACGGTGTACACCAAGCCGTCGTGCGTGCAGTGCACGGCGACCTACCGGGCGCTCGACAGCAAGGGGATCGAGTACGACGTGCTCGACCTCTCGCAGGACGAGACCGCGCTGGAAACGGTGAAGGAGCTCGGCTACCTGCAGGCTCCCGTGGTGGTGACCGACGACGAGCACTGGTCGGGCTTCCGCCCCGACAAGATCTCGGAGCTGGCCAGCCGCCTCGCGTAA
- the rlmH gene encoding 23S rRNA (pseudouridine(1915)-N(3))-methyltransferase RlmH — MSIRILAVGKRHEAWVADGIDRYEKRLRKPFDASWQLLPHSSREGDAARAEESERILAKVDRDAFLVLLDERGRNVDSPALASALRGAFDSGRTVTVVIGGAYGVSDRVRERADFVWSLSKLVFPHQLVRLILAEQLYRAQEISAGRPYHHV; from the coding sequence GTGAGCATCAGGATCCTCGCGGTCGGCAAGCGTCACGAGGCGTGGGTCGCCGACGGCATCGACCGCTACGAGAAGCGGCTGCGCAAGCCGTTCGACGCGAGCTGGCAGTTGCTGCCGCACTCGTCGCGCGAGGGGGATGCGGCGCGGGCCGAGGAGTCGGAGCGCATCCTCGCGAAGGTGGATCGCGACGCGTTCCTGGTGCTGCTCGACGAGCGCGGGCGCAACGTCGACTCGCCGGCGCTCGCCTCCGCGCTGCGGGGCGCGTTCGACTCGGGCCGCACGGTGACGGTCGTGATCGGGGGTGCGTACGGGGTGTCGGATCGCGTGCGCGAGCGCGCCGACTTCGTCTGGAGCCTGTCGAAGCTGGTGTTCCCGCACCAGCTCGTGCGCCTGATCCTCGCCGAGCAGCTGTATCGGGCGCAGGAGATCTCGGCGGGGCGGCCCTACCACCACGTCTAG
- the nrdF gene encoding class 1b ribonucleoside-diphosphate reductase subunit beta → MNFKLGHAVQAINWNRIEDDKDLEVWNRLVNNFWLPEKVPLSNDVQSWATLTDAEKLLTMRVFTGLTLLDTIQGTVGAVSLIPDAITPHEEAVYTNIAFMESVHAKSYSSIFSTLCSTQEIDDAFRWSVENPNLQKKAQIIVDYYEGDDPLKRKVASTLLESFLFYSGFYLPMYWSSHAKLTNTADLIRLIIRDEAVHGYYIGYKFQKGLEQETEERRQELKDYTFALLYDLYENEVKYTQDLYDPVGLTEDVKKFLHYNANKALMNLGYEPMFPKEMTDVNPAILSALSPNADENHDFFSGSGSSYVIGKAVATEDEDWDF, encoded by the coding sequence ATGAACTTCAAGCTGGGTCACGCCGTGCAGGCGATCAACTGGAACCGGATCGAGGACGACAAGGATCTCGAGGTCTGGAACCGCCTGGTCAACAACTTCTGGCTGCCCGAGAAGGTGCCGCTCTCGAACGACGTGCAGTCGTGGGCGACGCTCACCGACGCCGAGAAGCTGCTCACCATGCGGGTGTTCACCGGCCTCACCCTGCTCGACACGATCCAGGGCACGGTCGGCGCGGTGTCGCTGATCCCGGATGCGATCACGCCGCACGAGGAGGCCGTCTACACGAACATCGCGTTCATGGAGTCGGTGCACGCGAAGAGCTACTCGTCGATCTTCTCGACGCTGTGTTCCACGCAGGAGATCGACGACGCGTTCCGCTGGTCGGTCGAGAACCCCAACCTGCAGAAGAAGGCGCAGATCATCGTCGACTACTACGAGGGCGACGACCCGCTGAAGCGCAAGGTCGCCTCGACGCTGCTCGAGTCGTTCCTCTTCTACTCGGGCTTCTACCTGCCGATGTACTGGTCGAGCCACGCCAAGCTCACCAACACGGCAGACCTGATCCGCCTCATCATCCGCGATGAGGCCGTGCACGGCTACTACATCGGCTACAAGTTCCAGAAGGGCCTCGAGCAGGAGACCGAGGAGCGCCGCCAGGAGCTCAAGGACTACACGTTCGCGCTGCTGTACGACCTCTACGAGAACGAGGTGAAGTACACGCAGGATCTCTACGACCCGGTGGGCCTCACCGAAGACGTGAAGAAGTTCCTGCACTACAACGCGAACAAGGCGCTCATGAACCTCGGCTACGAGCCGATGTTCCCGAAGGAGATGACCGACGTCAACCCGGCCATCCTCTCGGCGCTGTCGCCCAACGCCGACGAGAACCACGACTTCTTCTCGGGCTCCGGCTCGAGCTACGTGATCGGCAAGGCCGTCGCCACCGAAGACGAGGACTGGGACTTCTGA
- a CDS encoding pyridoxal phosphate-dependent aminotransferase, protein MRPITQSSKLAGVRYDVRGPILQEAERLEREGHRILKLNIGNPAPFGFDAPPEIVEELRRILPAAQGYSDSRGILPAREAVARYYAEEGVVGVGPDDVFIGNGVSEMISLVLQALVDDGDEILVPAPDYPLWTAQVTLAGGLAVHYPCDETNGWMPDLEAIERLITPRTKGIVLINPNNPTGAVYSAELVRGFAALAERHGLVLMADEIYERILYDGAVHEHAALHVRDTLCLTFSGLSKAQRIAGYRSGWVTVSGDRAPARDFLEGLTLLANMRMCASVPAQYAIPVALAAESNWSGIAELCAPGGRLREQREAAHRLLTGIPGVSCERPGGAMYLFPRLDPEVYPIDDDQRFVIDLLRATHVLVTHGRGFNLPTTDHLRFVTLPSVPVLTEAIGRISEYLDARRVR, encoded by the coding sequence GTGCGCCCCATCACCCAGTCCAGCAAGTTGGCAGGCGTTCGCTACGACGTGCGCGGCCCGATCCTGCAGGAGGCCGAGCGGCTCGAGCGCGAGGGGCACCGCATCCTCAAGCTCAACATCGGCAACCCGGCACCGTTCGGCTTCGATGCGCCGCCCGAGATCGTCGAGGAGCTGCGTCGCATCCTGCCCGCCGCCCAGGGCTACAGCGATTCGCGGGGCATCCTCCCCGCGCGCGAGGCCGTGGCCCGCTACTACGCCGAGGAGGGCGTCGTCGGCGTCGGCCCCGACGACGTGTTCATCGGCAACGGCGTGAGCGAGATGATCTCGCTCGTGCTGCAGGCGCTCGTCGATGACGGCGACGAGATCCTGGTGCCCGCCCCCGACTACCCGCTCTGGACCGCGCAGGTCACGCTCGCCGGCGGTCTCGCCGTGCACTACCCCTGCGACGAGACGAACGGGTGGATGCCCGACCTCGAGGCGATCGAGCGCCTCATCACTCCGCGCACCAAGGGCATCGTGCTCATCAATCCGAACAACCCCACGGGCGCGGTCTACTCGGCCGAGCTCGTGCGCGGCTTCGCCGCCCTCGCCGAGCGCCACGGCCTCGTGCTCATGGCCGACGAGATCTACGAGCGCATCCTCTACGACGGCGCCGTGCACGAGCACGCGGCCCTGCACGTGCGCGACACGCTCTGCCTCACGTTCAGCGGCCTCTCGAAGGCGCAGCGCATCGCGGGGTACCGCTCGGGCTGGGTGACGGTCTCGGGCGACCGCGCGCCGGCCCGCGACTTCCTCGAGGGGCTCACCCTGCTCGCGAACATGCGCATGTGCGCGAGCGTGCCCGCGCAGTACGCGATCCCGGTGGCGCTCGCCGCCGAGTCGAACTGGTCGGGCATCGCCGAGCTGTGCGCGCCGGGAGGGCGGCTCAGAGAGCAGCGGGAGGCCGCGCACCGGCTGCTGACGGGGATCCCGGGGGTGAGTTGCGAGCGGCCCGGCGGTGCGATGTACCTGTTCCCGCGGCTCGATCCCGAGGTCTACCCGATCGACGACGATCAGCGCTTCGTGATCGACCTGCTGCGCGCGACGCACGTGCTCGTGACCCACGGGCGCGGTTTCAACCTGCCCACCACCGACCACCTGCGCTTCGTGACGCTGCCCTCGGTGCCGGTGCTCACGGAGGCGATCGGCCGCATCTCCGAGTACCTCGATGCGAGGAGAGTGCGGTGA
- a CDS encoding sigma-70 family RNA polymerase sigma factor, translated as MIGEHRRARSDSELISLSRDGDGGAFAELWNRHRRAGHAAARSIAPSLDSDDLVAGAYLKIFELVREGRGPTGAFRPYLYRVISSLAADAFRSPEHAVADLEAIPALSGAGPWEDEAFDRDAAARAFAALPERWRTVLWYTVVEGLPPREVAPMLGLSANGVSALAARAREGLQAAWVESHADMEVADVACRTVRQRLQSYRRGRLTAKRRREVAAHLGSCEACAAVDAEFQALNSQLALVLSVVVLGVGSAAAFASALAAGTGVSAVAAAAVGSAPGIGGLSGGASGRAGAGFGGATIATIAVASVALVAAAAGGVLLLNSLSDRDAGGAAPIEAAPRDREVDPAEAGSEGHDAGGSGPAAEFEPVAPSRTGETPVPLIAVDPPSAAVPQPDPGERATPVPPEPSVVPPDPVGPTDPVDPVDPVDPEPPNDGLLPGAECFTPDVDAGQYVVSGRSSAPGTVELRFPAELGGGAAAAVTGGDRNWSSQALPALAALVGGAAPPEARLVTDAAAGPWTPVPVAQCGGTGPIVVSELSVPELCAAMPAGEATARLDGTLSEYGVVFARHRAPAGTTPIVDPLLDGAPDLRYPWVAWHGILSRAALWEPHSWTASFPIDASAASVAEYNAGRAGLIELRVQTPGFWWAGPGTTSPWMPVDQLVECGS; from the coding sequence GTGATTGGCGAGCATCGGCGAGCGCGCTCGGATTCCGAGCTGATCTCCCTCAGCCGTGACGGTGACGGCGGGGCGTTCGCCGAGCTGTGGAACCGCCATCGTCGTGCCGGTCATGCTGCCGCCAGGAGCATCGCCCCCTCCCTCGACTCCGACGACCTCGTCGCCGGCGCGTATCTGAAGATCTTCGAGCTCGTCCGAGAGGGGCGCGGACCCACCGGTGCGTTCCGTCCGTACCTCTACCGGGTGATCTCCTCGCTCGCGGCAGACGCCTTCCGCTCTCCGGAGCACGCCGTCGCCGATCTCGAAGCGATCCCCGCCCTCAGCGGTGCCGGCCCGTGGGAAGACGAGGCGTTCGACCGCGACGCTGCAGCCCGCGCCTTCGCCGCGCTGCCCGAGCGTTGGCGCACCGTGCTCTGGTACACCGTGGTCGAGGGGCTCCCGCCGCGTGAGGTCGCACCGATGCTCGGGCTCTCGGCGAACGGCGTCTCGGCGCTCGCGGCTCGCGCGCGGGAGGGGCTGCAGGCGGCGTGGGTGGAGTCTCACGCCGACATGGAGGTCGCCGACGTCGCCTGCCGCACGGTGCGGCAACGCCTGCAGAGCTACCGGCGCGGCAGGCTCACCGCGAAGCGGAGACGCGAGGTCGCGGCGCATCTCGGCTCCTGCGAGGCGTGCGCCGCGGTGGACGCGGAGTTCCAGGCGCTCAATAGCCAGCTCGCCCTCGTGCTGTCGGTGGTGGTGCTCGGTGTCGGCTCCGCGGCCGCGTTCGCCTCCGCGCTCGCGGCAGGCACCGGCGTCTCGGCCGTAGCAGCGGCGGCAGTCGGGAGCGCCCCCGGCATCGGCGGCTTGTCCGGAGGCGCCTCCGGCAGAGCCGGGGCCGGGTTCGGCGGAGCGACCATCGCGACCATCGCGGTGGCCTCGGTAGCGCTCGTCGCGGCTGCGGCCGGCGGCGTCCTGCTGCTGAACTCCCTGAGCGACCGCGACGCGGGAGGCGCTGCCCCGATCGAGGCCGCGCCCCGGGATCGCGAGGTCGACCCCGCCGAGGCCGGCTCGGAAGGCCACGACGCGGGCGGATCCGGGCCGGCGGCGGAGTTCGAACCGGTAGCACCGTCGCGCACCGGCGAAACGCCCGTGCCGCTCATCGCCGTCGACCCGCCGTCGGCCGCGGTGCCGCAGCCGGATCCGGGCGAACGCGCCACGCCCGTCCCCCCGGAGCCCTCGGTGGTGCCTCCCGATCCGGTCGGCCCGACCGATCCGGTCGATCCGGTCGATCCGGTTGATCCGGAGCCGCCGAATGATGGGCTCCTCCCGGGAGCCGAGTGCTTCACCCCCGACGTCGACGCCGGGCAGTACGTCGTCTCCGGGCGGTCGAGCGCGCCGGGGACGGTCGAACTGCGCTTCCCCGCCGAGCTGGGCGGCGGAGCAGCGGCGGCGGTGACCGGGGGCGACCGGAACTGGTCGTCGCAGGCGCTGCCCGCGCTCGCCGCGCTCGTCGGCGGAGCCGCACCTCCCGAGGCGCGGCTCGTCACCGACGCCGCCGCCGGCCCCTGGACGCCCGTCCCGGTCGCGCAGTGCGGCGGGACCGGTCCGATCGTCGTGTCCGAGCTGAGCGTTCCGGAGCTCTGCGCGGCGATGCCTGCGGGCGAGGCGACCGCCCGCCTCGACGGCACGCTCTCGGAGTACGGGGTGGTCTTCGCGAGGCACCGGGCGCCCGCGGGCACGACGCCGATCGTCGACCCGCTGCTCGACGGCGCTCCCGATCTTCGCTACCCGTGGGTCGCCTGGCACGGCATTCTCTCTCGCGCCGCTCTCTGGGAGCCCCACTCCTGGACGGCGTCGTTCCCCATCGACGCCTCTGCCGCCTCTGTCGCGGAGTACAACGCCGGCCGCGCGGGGCTGATCGAACTCCGGGTGCAGACTCCGGGCTTCTGGTGGGCGGGGCCCGGTACGACGTCGCCGTGGATGCCGGTCGACCAGCTGGTGGAGTGCGGGTCGTAG
- the nrdI gene encoding class Ib ribonucleoside-diphosphate reductase assembly flavoprotein NrdI, producing MTDLVYFSSVSGNTHRFVQKLDRPALRIPLHSRDEPLVVDEPYVLLVPTYGGGPETRAVPKQVIRFLNDERNRKMLRGVMAAGNTNFGEAYGIAGDIIARKCRVPFLYRFELFGTPDDVTAVQEGLEQFWKQQ from the coding sequence ATGACCGACCTGGTGTACTTCTCCAGCGTCTCGGGCAACACGCACCGCTTCGTGCAGAAGCTCGATCGCCCCGCCCTGCGCATCCCCCTCCACTCGCGCGACGAGCCGCTCGTGGTCGACGAGCCCTACGTGCTGCTCGTCCCCACCTACGGCGGCGGCCCCGAGACACGGGCCGTGCCCAAGCAGGTGATCCGCTTTCTGAACGACGAGCGCAACCGCAAGATGTTGCGCGGCGTGATGGCGGCCGGCAACACCAACTTCGGTGAGGCCTACGGGATCGCGGGCGACATCATCGCCCGGAAGTGCCGCGTGCCCTTCCTCTATCGATTCGAACTCTTTGGAACCCCGGACGACGTCACCGCCGTCCAAGAAGGATTGGAACAGTTTTGGAAGCAGCAGTGA